TGGAGGATGGCCTGGCCATCGAGAATGTGTTGCCCGGGGTGCCGTTCCCTATCCCGCAATCGGGTGCCGAGGCCATGTGGAACCACTTGCTGCGCTACCAGGGCGTGGCGCAGAAGGCCAAGTACGATTCGTGGAACGTCGACGCGGCGGGCGTGGCAGCCCTGGCCACCACGGGCCTGGCCTATAACGCTTACCCGATCTACGAGGACCTGAACAAGGTCATCGAAGCCAAGGACATCTATTTCCAGACCAAGCTGTACTTCGAAGGCCCGGCGCGCAGGGCTGGCGAGTCGATGATGCTCAAGGATGCCGCCAACCCGTTGGTGCAGGAGCGTCGCGCCTGGCAGTACCTGCCGGGGCAGCGCCGGGTGAAGCTGGCGCCGAACCTGGCGTACGACACGCCAAACCCGGGTACGGCCGGCTCTGGCACCTTTGATGATGTCTATGTGTTCAACGGTGCGCTGGACCGCTATGACTGGCACCTGGTGGGCAAGCGCGAAATGTACGTCCCGTACAACACCTACCGGTTGACCTACATTCACGACCCTAAAAGCCTGACCACGCCCAATCACCTGGCACCGGACCAGGTGCGCTGGGAGAAACACCGCGTGTGGGTGGTCGAGGGCACCCTCAAGGGCAATGCTCGGCACATCTACGCCAAACGCCGCTTCTACCTGGACGAGGATAGCTGGTTCGCCCTCGCATCCGACCAGTACGACGCTCGCGGCCAACTGTATCGCGGCTCCTACAGCTTCTTCACGCAGAGCTACGACGTGCAGATCCCCAACAACAACCCGCATGTGGTCTACGACCTGGTCGGTGGCAGCTACAACATCAACGGCCTGATCGGCCCGCACGGTGGTATCGAGTACATCACCCCTCTGTCCAAGGCGCAGTGGTCGCCCGAAGCCCTGGCGGGTGCCGGTATTCGCTGACCCCGACGATCAACCTGCCGGCTGCGCCAGACGGGGCAGCCGGTGGAGTCTGCAGAGGATGTGGCATGGCTCTTTCAAGAAAATCGGCGCCGTGGGCGCTGGCATTGGCCCTGGTCGTGGCCGGTGTTCAAGGCCCGGCATGGGCAGCTACGTATGTCGATGTGCTGGACTTGCCGGCCAGGCCGAGCGCGCTGGCGGTGCACAGCCCGTTGCGCGATGTGACGCAGGCAGGGGATCGGCTGGTGGCGGTTGGGCCGCGCGGGCACATCGTGTATTCCGACAACCAGGGCCAGGACTGGCGCCAAGCCAGTGTACCGGTCAGTGCCGACCTCAATGCGCTGGTCTTCCCGAACGCACTCGAAGGCTGGGCGGTGGGCAACGATGGCGTGGTCCTGCACAGCCGCGACGGTGGTACGAGCTGGGCCAGGCAGCTTGATGGCCGGCAGATCGGCGCGCTGGTAGAAACCCATTACCAGGCCTTGGCCAAGGCTCACCCGGATGAGGCGCAGTGGCAGGCGTTTGCCGACGAAGGCCGGCGGCTGGTGCAGGAGGGCGCCGACAAACCGTTGCTTGGCGTGTGGTTCAGCGACGCAAAACGCGGGTACGCAGTCGGCGTGTTCAATTTGATCCTGCGCACCGACGACGGCGGCAACAGCTGGGTACCGATGCAGGACCGCACCGACAATCCACAAGGCTTGCACCTCAATGCCATCCGCGCGATCGGCGATGAGCTGTACGTGGCCGGTGAGCAGGGCTTGCTGCTCAAGTGGCATACCGGGCAACAACGTTTTGTCAGCCTGCCCAGCCCCTACCAGGGCACCTGGTTCGGGGTGCTCGGCAAACCCGGCGAAGTGCTTGCGTATGGCCTGCGTGGCCATGTGGCGCGCAGCAGTGACGGCGGGCAGAGCTGGACCCGGGTGAGCACGGGTGTGACGCAAAGCATCACGGCTGCCAGCCTCGACAGCAATGGGGACTACTGGTTGTTCAGCCAGGCGGGCCAGGTGCTGCACAGCCGCGATGGCGGCCTGAGTTTCGCCTTGCAGCCGCATGTGCCGCCTGCGCCGGTGACCGCCGCGCTGCAGACCCGAAGCAACGGCACCGTACTGGTGGGTGATCGCGGTCTACGCGTGCTGCCGGCTCGATAACAACCCCAAGCATCCAAAGAGAACTCGTGATGGCCAACATCAAGCAAGACACCCTGCCGGTGATCCGCGACCTGAAGGATTTCGATCCACGTTCCGGCAACCTGCTGGAGCGCATGGTCTTCAACTACCGCCCGCTGTTCATGCTGTTCATGGTGCTGGTCACGGGGGTTCTGGGTTACCTGGCGCTGACCCGCCTGGAGTTGCGGCCCAGCTTCGAGAAAATGATCCCGCAGAGCCAACCTTACATCCAGAACTACCTGGACAACCGCAAGTCGCTGCGTGGCCTGGGCAACTCGGTGCGGGTGGTGGTGGAGAACACCCAGGGCGATATCTTCGACCCCGAGTACCTGAACGTGCTCAAGCAGATCAACGACGAGCTGTTTCTTGCCCAAGGTGTGGACCGCGCCTGGATGAAGTCGTTGTGGAGCCCCGGTGTGCGCTGGACCGAAGTCACCGAAGAGGGTTTTCAGGGGGGCACAGTGATGCCCGACGATTACCAGGGCAAACCGGCCGACATTGAACAGCTGCGGCAAAACATCAACCGTGCCGGTATCGTCGGCAGCCTGGTGGCGACTGATTTCAAGTCAAGCATGCTGGTGGTACCGCTGCTTGATCACGACCTGGCCACCGGTCGCGGCATCGATTACCGGCAGTTCTCGCAGATGCTCGAACAGCAGTTGCGCGACAAGTACGAGTACGCCGGGGACAGCAATGCGCGCAAGGCCGGCGAGGAAGGCCATGGTAAGTACAAGGTGCGGGTCATCGGTTTTGCCAAGCTGATGGGCGACCTGAGCGATGGGCTGGTCCAGGTGATGATGTTCTTCGCCCTGGCGGTGGGCACCTCGCTGATGATCATCTTCCTTTATACGCGCTGTGTGCGCAGCACCTTGCTGGTGGTGCTCTGTTCGCTGGCGGCGGTGGTGTGGCAACTGGGTATCGTCGGTTGGCTGGGCTATGCCATCGACCCTTACTCGATCCTGGTACCGTTTCTGATCTTCGCCATCGGTGTCTCGCATGCCGCGCAGAAGATGAACGGCATCATGCAGGACATTGGCCGCGGTACACACAGGCAGGTCGCCGCGCGTTACACCTTCCGCCGCCTGTTCGTGGCCGGCGTCACGGCGTTGCTGGCCGACGCCGTGGGCTTTGCCGTGCTGATGCTGATCGACATCCCGGTGATCAAGGACCTGGCGATCACCGCAAGCATCGGTGTTGCGGTGTTGATCTTCACCTCGTTGCTGTTGATACCGGTGGCGCTGTCGTACGTCGGTGTGGGTCGCAAGGCCGCCGCGCGCGCCTTGCGCATCGACCAGCGAGCCGCCGAGCACCGCGGCTTCGGCAAGCTGTGGGACATGCTTGACCGCTTCACCACGCGCAAGTGGGCCACGGGCGCCGTGCTGGTGGCCACGCTGATGGGCATGGGCGGCTTTTGGGTAAGCCTGCAGCTGAAGATCGGCGACCTCGACAGTGGCGCGCCGGAGTTGCGCGCGGACTCACGCTACAACCGCGACAATGCCTACATCACCCGCCATTACGCACTGTCCAGCGACCTGTTCGCGGTGATGATCAAGACCCCGCCGGAAGGCTGCCTGAGCTACCGGACGCTGATGCTTGCCGACCGCCTGGCCTGGGAGCTGCAGCAGTACCCGGGCGTACAGACCACCGTCTCGTTGGCAAACGCCGTGCGCCAGATCACCGCAGGCTCGTTCGAGGGGAACCCGAAGATGAGCAGCCTGCAACGCAACCAGGACATGCTCAACTATGCCGCCCAGCAAGCGTCGGTCAACGCCCCGGAGCTGTTCAACACCGACTGCTCGCTGATGCCGGTGATCGCCTACCTCAAGGACCACAAGGCCCAGACCCTGGACGATGTGGTGGCCATCGCCGACCGCTTTGCCCGCGACAACAGCAGCCCCGACCGCCAGTTCATGCTCGCGGCCGGCAGCGCCGGCATCGAAGCGGCAACCAATATCGTGGTCCGTGAAGCCAACCGCACCATGCTGCTGTTCGTCTACCTGGCGGTGACGCTGTTCTGCCTGATCACCTTCCGCAGCTGGCGCGCGACCCTGGTGGCGCTGTTGCCGCTGGTGCTGACCTCGGTGCTGTGCGAGGCCTTGATGGTGGTGATGGGCATCGGCGTGAAAGTGGCCACGTTGCCGGTCATCGCCCTGGGCGTAGGGATTGGCGTGGACTACGCCTTGTACCTGCTCAGCGTGCAGCTGCACTACCAGCGCCAGGGCCGCTCGCTGGGCGAGGCCTACCAGAACGCCGTGGCCTTCACTGGCCGGGTGGTGGGGCTGGTGGGCATTACCCTGGCGGCGGGCGTGGTCGGCTGGGCGTGGTCGCCGATCAAGTTCCAGGCCGACATGGGCATCCTGCTGACCTTCATGTTCCTGTGGAACATGCTCGGCGCGCTGGTGCTGATCCCGGCGCTGTCGTACTTCCTGCTGCCGGACAAGCGCTTTGTCAAGGCTGTGCCCCAGCCATGCGCGCCCGCCGCGCCGCCTGGCGAGCACGCTTGCGAACCCCAGGCGCAAACACGGATGAGCGCATGAGCGCGCCCTAATCGAATCGAATACCGAAACTGGAATCTACCCTCATGGCCAAGACAAAAATAATGCCGCCGGCAGCTGGTGCCTATGCCTACCCACTGCTGATCAAACGCCTGCTGATGTCAGGTGTACGGCACCAGCCCGAGCAGGAGATCGTCTACGCCGACAAGCTGCGCTACACCTACCGCGGCCTGGACCAGCGGGTCCGGCGCCTGGCCAATGTGCTGCGTGCCGCCGGGGTGCAGGCCGGTGACACTGTGGCGCTGCTGGACTGGGACAGCCACCGCTCGCTGGAGTGCTTTTTTGCCGTGCCGATGCTGGGTGCGGTGCTGCACACGGTGAACGTGCGGTTATCGCCGGAGCAGGTGGCGTACACCATGAACCACGCGCAAGACGACCTGGTGCTGGTGCACGACGATTTCGTGCCGCTGCTGGAACAGCTTCAGGGCCAGTTGGGCACGGTGCGCGGTTACCTGCAGCTCACCGACGAACAGGCCACGGCCACCACGCTGCCGGTGCTGGGCGAGTATGAAGCGCTTCTGGCCAGCGCCAGTTGCCAGGCCGAGTTCGACGACTTCGACGAAAACTCGGTGGCCACGCTGTTCTACACCACCGGCACCACGGGCAACCCCAAAGGGGTGTACTTCAGCCACCGCCAGTTGGTGCTGCACACCCTCAACGAGCTGGGTACGTTTGCCGCTTACGACGGCCAGCCGCTGCTGCGTTCGAGCGACGTGTACATGCCCATTACGCCGATGTTCCATGTGCATGCGTGGGGCGTGCCGTACGTGGCCACGGTGCTGGGGGTCAAGCAGGTGTACCCGGGGCGCTACGAGCCGAACACGCTGGTAAGGCTGTACCGCGACGAGGGGGTGACGTTCTCCCACTGCGTGCCGACCTTGCTGCAGATGATGCTGGACAGCGAACAAGGCCGGCACACCGATTTCAGCCGCTGGAAGATCCTGCTCGGTGGCAGCGCGCTGACCCACGGCCTGGCCCGCCAGGCCAGTGAGCGTGGCATGCTGATCTACAGTGGCTACGGGATGTCGGAGACCTGCCCGCTGCTGACCCTGACCCACTTGCGTGAAGAGGACCGGGCCTTGCCGATGGGCGAGCAGGTTGCACAGCGGATCCGCACCGGGGCCCCGGTAGCGATGGTCGACCTGCGCATTGTCGATGCCCAGGGTAACGACATGCCTCACGACGGTGCGTCGCTGGGTGAAATCGTGGTGCGTTCGCCCTGGCTGACTCAAGGCTACCTGCACGAGCCGCACAAGGGCGCCGAGCTGTGGCAGGACGGCTGGCTGCACACCGGTGACATGGGCTCGATCGACCACCACGGTGTGCTGGAGATCAAGGACCGGATCAAGGACGTAATCAAGACCGGGGGTGAGTGGATCAGCTCGTTGACCCTGGAAAACCTCATCAGCCAGCATCAGGCGGTCAGCGCCGTGGCGGTGGTCGGTATCCCCGATGAGCAGTGGGGCGAGCGGCCGATTGCACTGGTGGTGCGCACGCCCGGTGACCGCCTTGACCAGCCAATGCTCGAGGCGCACCTCAAGCAGTTTGTCGACAAGGGCCAGATCAACAAGTGGGCGATCCCACGGCAGGTGCATTTCGTCACCGACATCCCCAGGACCAGCATCGGCAAGATCAACAAGAAGCTGATTCGCGAAACGCACCTGGGCGCCTGATGGGCGTTATGGCCCGTCAGAAGCCTTGGTGCCGGCGATTTAGTCTTTGACTGGCCAAGCAGATCCTGCACAATTGCCGGCTTTTTTCGCGACAGGAAGCCGCCATGCAACGGATTGTGATTCTGGGGAATGCCGGCAGCGGCAAATCTACCCTTGCCCGTGCCTTGGGCAAGCACCTTGGCCTGCCGGTGGTTCACCTGGATACCCTGTTCTGGGAGCCCGGCTGGGTCGAGGCGGACGCCGAGCAGTTCCGCGCACGGGTTGGTGAGGCCATTGCAGGGGATAGCTGGGTGTGTGAAGGCAACTATGCCCGGCGCACATTCGACCTGCGCCTGCCCCGTGCCGACCTGGTGATCTGGCTCGATACGCCCCGGCTCACCTGCTTCACCCGGGTGATTCTACGCAGCGTCATGAACCGGCCTCGTGCAGACCTTGCGGCTGGGTGTACAGAGAAACTCGACCGGGCTTTTCTGACCTTCCTGAACTTCGTGTGGAACTTCGATCGCGGCTATCGCCCAGGTATCGAGGCGCAGCGCCAGGCGGTTGGGCCGCAGATTCCCGTCGTGCATTTGCGCGGCAGCCGGCAGATCGGCGCATTTCTGGGCAGTTTGCCCGGGGCAGGCGTACTGGCTTCAGGCGGGCAGTAACGCACGCAAGGCAGCGTTCACGACGATGGCGAACAGCACCACCGGCAGGATGGAAAACCGTGAAGCGGCATACACGGTCAGTGCCACGGCGATGAGGTCTGCCGGGTAGCCAGAAACCAAGGTGGGCGCGATCACGGCAATCAGCAGGCAGCCAAGGGCGGCGTCGAGCACCTGGGTGGATGGCTTGGCCCACAGGTAAGCGCTGACCAGGCCCGCCAGCGTGCCCGCGAGCACATACCAGTTGCCGGGAATCAGCAGGTAGAACAGCGCGGCGGTGACCAGGCTGAATAGCCAGGGCAGGGCGGCGTGCACACCTCTCCACATGCCCTTGAGCAGTACCAGGCAGGCAGCGACAACTGCCATGTCCAAGCTGTAGCTGTGTAGGTCAGCCAGCAGCGGCCCGATCAGCGCGCCGAGCATGATGATGCTGGCCCTGGTCACCCACAGGTACCACGTCGAAGTGGCGCAGGTGGCCGGGCTCAACAGCGGTGGCGGCGCGTCGCTCGCGGCGGCAGAGGCATCGGGGTGTTCGGATTCAGGCGTTGCGGGGGGCTCTTCAATTACTGATTCATCTGCATTCATGGTCACCTCCAGTGGAGGCAAATTATTCCAATGGATCGCTGAAATCGGGTTGCGTAGTTGCCTAAGTGTGGGGAGTATTTGGCATCTACTGCCGTACTTCTCAATTTTAAGGTTATCAATGCCAATCAAACTCGACGCCATCGATCGACGTATCTTGCGGGCACTGCAACGCGACGGCCGTTTGCAGAACCAGGAACTGGCCAAGCAGGTGGGGTTGTCCCCGTCGCCTTGCCTGCGGCGGGTGCGCCTGTTGGAAGAAGCGGGGGTGATCGCGCGCTACGTGGCGCTGGTGGACCCGGCCAAGGTGGCGCTGGGCCTGACCCTGTTCGTGCGGGTGTGGCTCAAGCGCCAGGACCAGGAGACCACCGATGAATTCGTCGAGGCGGTGCGCCTGCTGCCAGAAGTGGTGGAGTGCCATGTGATGGCGGGTGACTGCGATTTGCTGTTGCGGGTGGTGGCGGCGGACCTGGAGGCCTACCGGCGGTTCCAGATCGCGCACTTGACCAGCCTGAGCGTGGTGCAGAACGTAAAGACCGAAGTGCCCATGGAAAAGATCAAGCTGACGACCGAGTTGCCGGTGTAAAAGGCACCTGTGCGATTTCGTCGTTGCGTTCGGGCAATGAGCGGTGATAAACCGGATTACCGCGTCCAAAAACTGTCCGCTGCGTTTTGAGCTCTATAATCTAGTGCTCGTTCAGCTGGCGTAAGACGCAAAAGAAAAACCGTTTCAGCGTGCATCCCCACCTGGCATTGGAAATCGTCCCCATGCAGCATCAATCCCCCGACGAAACGATTCGCGCCGCGTTGCAAAAGTCTCACGCCAGGCTCCATCGCCAGCATGAACTGGTCGTCGAGTACGGCGTCATGTCGCTCAAGTCGTCTGACCTGGATGCGTTGCTCACCCAGGCCTGCTCGGTAGTGGCCAAAGGTATGGACACCCCATTTGCCAAGGTGCTCATGCCGATAGCTGACAGCGATGAGTTTGTGCTGTCTCACGGCGTGGGTTGGGATGAGGCGGACATCGGGCACGCCACCGTGGGCGGCGATGTGGCCAGCCCTGCAGGCTATGCAATTTCGACCTACAGGCCCGTGCTGTCGAACCATCTAGGGCAAGAGCAGCGCTTCAGAACACCGTCGTTGCTAAAAAAATACGGGATCGAGCGAGCGATCAACGTACCTATCCGAGGGACATCGGCCCCCTTTGGTGTACTCGAAGCTGACAGCAGCAACGGGGAAGACTTCATCGAAAGCGACCTGGTGTTTCTGGAGGGCATCTCCAACGTCATCTCCATGGCGGTGGAGCGCATCTCTGCTGGCGAGGATATGCAGTCATCCGACCCATACTCCGAGAGCGTGCTCAACGCCAGCCCCGATTGCGTGAAAATCCTCTCCGCGCGTGGCGACATCGAATTCATGAACGATGCCGGCATGTGCCTGATGCACATTGGCGACCTCACGCAGGTGCGTGGGGTGGCGTGGTCGCAGCTCTGGCCTGACGAATCCAGAGACGTGGTGCTGGATGCGATCAGAAAAGTGACTGAAGGTGAATCAGCAAGGTTCGAGGCATTCTGCCCGACATTGCACCAAGAGCCTAAGTGGTGGGATGTGACGGTGGCGCCAATATTTGGCGAGCAAGGCGAGTTTGAAAAGATCATTGCCGTGTCGCGTGACATCACCGAACGACGCCATCACGAAGCACAATTGTTGTCATTGATCGACGCGCAAAACATAAAGTTGAGTAAAAGTGATCTTTATCTGGAAGAAATTCATCATCGGGTCAAGAACAGCCTGCACCTGGTAAATACCTTGTTGTTGCTGCAGGCCAATATGGCCCTGGATGAAGCGGTAAAGCTTCAACTGCA
The sequence above is drawn from the Pseudomonas putida genome and encodes:
- a CDS encoding DUF1329 domain-containing protein, with protein sequence MKHLNSLLCASLAVVFAGHAHAGAPAQDVARLGKDLTLVGADKAANADGSIPAYEGGLNTPPAGFKQGDTLRPDPYTAEKPLLVIDGKNVEQYKGALTATTVELAKRFPTFRIEVYPSHRTAALPKALLDNTLKNAANAKSLEDGLAIENVLPGVPFPIPQSGAEAMWNHLLRYQGVAQKAKYDSWNVDAAGVAALATTGLAYNAYPIYEDLNKVIEAKDIYFQTKLYFEGPARRAGESMMLKDAANPLVQERRAWQYLPGQRRVKLAPNLAYDTPNPGTAGSGTFDDVYVFNGALDRYDWHLVGKREMYVPYNTYRLTYIHDPKSLTTPNHLAPDQVRWEKHRVWVVEGTLKGNARHIYAKRRFYLDEDSWFALASDQYDARGQLYRGSYSFFTQSYDVQIPNNNPHVVYDLVGGSYNINGLIGPHGGIEYITPLSKAQWSPEALAGAGIR
- a CDS encoding WD40/YVTN/BNR-like repeat-containing protein; the encoded protein is MALSRKSAPWALALALVVAGVQGPAWAATYVDVLDLPARPSALAVHSPLRDVTQAGDRLVAVGPRGHIVYSDNQGQDWRQASVPVSADLNALVFPNALEGWAVGNDGVVLHSRDGGTSWARQLDGRQIGALVETHYQALAKAHPDEAQWQAFADEGRRLVQEGADKPLLGVWFSDAKRGYAVGVFNLILRTDDGGNSWVPMQDRTDNPQGLHLNAIRAIGDELYVAGEQGLLLKWHTGQQRFVSLPSPYQGTWFGVLGKPGEVLAYGLRGHVARSSDGGQSWTRVSTGVTQSITAASLDSNGDYWLFSQAGQVLHSRDGGLSFALQPHVPPAPVTAALQTRSNGTVLVGDRGLRVLPAR
- a CDS encoding efflux RND transporter permease subunit gives rise to the protein MANIKQDTLPVIRDLKDFDPRSGNLLERMVFNYRPLFMLFMVLVTGVLGYLALTRLELRPSFEKMIPQSQPYIQNYLDNRKSLRGLGNSVRVVVENTQGDIFDPEYLNVLKQINDELFLAQGVDRAWMKSLWSPGVRWTEVTEEGFQGGTVMPDDYQGKPADIEQLRQNINRAGIVGSLVATDFKSSMLVVPLLDHDLATGRGIDYRQFSQMLEQQLRDKYEYAGDSNARKAGEEGHGKYKVRVIGFAKLMGDLSDGLVQVMMFFALAVGTSLMIIFLYTRCVRSTLLVVLCSLAAVVWQLGIVGWLGYAIDPYSILVPFLIFAIGVSHAAQKMNGIMQDIGRGTHRQVAARYTFRRLFVAGVTALLADAVGFAVLMLIDIPVIKDLAITASIGVAVLIFTSLLLIPVALSYVGVGRKAAARALRIDQRAAEHRGFGKLWDMLDRFTTRKWATGAVLVATLMGMGGFWVSLQLKIGDLDSGAPELRADSRYNRDNAYITRHYALSSDLFAVMIKTPPEGCLSYRTLMLADRLAWELQQYPGVQTTVSLANAVRQITAGSFEGNPKMSSLQRNQDMLNYAAQQASVNAPELFNTDCSLMPVIAYLKDHKAQTLDDVVAIADRFARDNSSPDRQFMLAAGSAGIEAATNIVVREANRTMLLFVYLAVTLFCLITFRSWRATLVALLPLVLTSVLCEALMVVMGIGVKVATLPVIALGVGIGVDYALYLLSVQLHYQRQGRSLGEAYQNAVAFTGRVVGLVGITLAAGVVGWAWSPIKFQADMGILLTFMFLWNMLGALVLIPALSYFLLPDKRFVKAVPQPCAPAAPPGEHACEPQAQTRMSA
- a CDS encoding fatty acid--CoA ligase, with amino-acid sequence MAKTKIMPPAAGAYAYPLLIKRLLMSGVRHQPEQEIVYADKLRYTYRGLDQRVRRLANVLRAAGVQAGDTVALLDWDSHRSLECFFAVPMLGAVLHTVNVRLSPEQVAYTMNHAQDDLVLVHDDFVPLLEQLQGQLGTVRGYLQLTDEQATATTLPVLGEYEALLASASCQAEFDDFDENSVATLFYTTGTTGNPKGVYFSHRQLVLHTLNELGTFAAYDGQPLLRSSDVYMPITPMFHVHAWGVPYVATVLGVKQVYPGRYEPNTLVRLYRDEGVTFSHCVPTLLQMMLDSEQGRHTDFSRWKILLGGSALTHGLARQASERGMLIYSGYGMSETCPLLTLTHLREEDRALPMGEQVAQRIRTGAPVAMVDLRIVDAQGNDMPHDGASLGEIVVRSPWLTQGYLHEPHKGAELWQDGWLHTGDMGSIDHHGVLEIKDRIKDVIKTGGEWISSLTLENLISQHQAVSAVAVVGIPDEQWGERPIALVVRTPGDRLDQPMLEAHLKQFVDKGQINKWAIPRQVHFVTDIPRTSIGKINKKLIRETHLGA
- a CDS encoding AAA family ATPase, which codes for MQRIVILGNAGSGKSTLARALGKHLGLPVVHLDTLFWEPGWVEADAEQFRARVGEAIAGDSWVCEGNYARRTFDLRLPRADLVIWLDTPRLTCFTRVILRSVMNRPRADLAAGCTEKLDRAFLTFLNFVWNFDRGYRPGIEAQRQAVGPQIPVVHLRGSRQIGAFLGSLPGAGVLASGGQ
- a CDS encoding Lrp/AsnC family transcriptional regulator, coding for MPIKLDAIDRRILRALQRDGRLQNQELAKQVGLSPSPCLRRVRLLEEAGVIARYVALVDPAKVALGLTLFVRVWLKRQDQETTDEFVEAVRLLPEVVECHVMAGDCDLLLRVVAADLEAYRRFQIAHLTSLSVVQNVKTEVPMEKIKLTTELPV
- a CDS encoding sensor histidine kinase, encoding MQHQSPDETIRAALQKSHARLHRQHELVVEYGVMSLKSSDLDALLTQACSVVAKGMDTPFAKVLMPIADSDEFVLSHGVGWDEADIGHATVGGDVASPAGYAISTYRPVLSNHLGQEQRFRTPSLLKKYGIERAINVPIRGTSAPFGVLEADSSNGEDFIESDLVFLEGISNVISMAVERISAGEDMQSSDPYSESVLNASPDCVKILSARGDIEFMNDAGMCLMHIGDLTQVRGVAWSQLWPDESRDVVLDAIRKVTEGESARFEAFCPTLHQEPKWWDVTVAPIFGEQGEFEKIIAVSRDITERRHHEAQLLSLIDAQNIKLSKSDLYLEEIHHRVKNSLHLVNTLLLLQANMALDEAVKLQLQTAATRVLTIASVHERLYQNAETQAVSAADYLEALLGDLGKALAERKILLDADAFTMPPERMAPLGLVISELITNSLKYGKGTVEVSVRGQGDHALITVTDEGDGFPESYPKPTGTGLGMRLVKSYSGYGSLAITVDRTQEKSTIHVRFKL